The following are encoded together in the Glycine max cultivar Williams 82 chromosome 8, Glycine_max_v4.0, whole genome shotgun sequence genome:
- the LOC102669112 gene encoding serine/threonine-protein phosphatase 7 long form homolog yields the protein MTSSSSSSHINIKSGPIDADVLWMQPKHVSEHVWNGEEDWKLHIRRVVPTYQGEEQIPEQIFPFLQQSGFGWLIKMGYLKINASLISALIERWRPETHTFHMRCGECTITLQDVSVLLGISVDDLPLIGPTNLDWADLCEELLEVRPQEGEIKGSMVKLSWLAHHFVQINNDDEEQVRRFARAWILRFIGGVLFIDKSSNKVSLRYLQFLRDFEECGTYAWGAAVLGFLYMSILLQMWAWERCPTLAPKRTPSQVENTPLGHRWLRRGNQHIGNDDVRVFRRKLDIMKRHEFVWKPYTSTVISLLSPVCFVGSLAWYAVVPLICFQVIEWHQPERVLRQFGMQQPVPESPSQPLNIHGITLKGKHDENWGQLFAPMIHQWNNRHAFRVDAYPRQEGLLSFNSDYMVWYRRKTKMFVDPQNAKTATLAEVAETLQYMVSPQGRNTWTVDDLVPYVEKITILSEEQERVTEPVPHGPALERQFPAQQ from the exons ATgacatcttcatcttcttcatcacATATTAACATTAAGTCTGGCCCCATCGATGCTGATGTATTATGGATGCAAcctaagcatgtttcagaacatgtttggaatggggaagaagattggaaattacatatcagacgagttgtccccacgtatcaaggggaagaacaaattccagagcaaatttttccttttcttcaacaATCTGGTTTCGGCTGGCTTATCAAGATgggatacttaaaaataaatgcctcATTAATTAGTGCTCTgatagaaagatggaggccggaaacacatacgtttcacatgagatgcggagagtgtACTATTACTCTCCAAGACGTCTCTGTGTTGTTAGGTATAAGTGTGGATGATTTACCATTAATCggtccaacaaatcttgattgggctgatTTATGTGAGGAATTATTGGAAGTCAGACCACAAGAAGGTGAAATTAAAGGTAGTATGGTTAAgttaagttggctggctcaccattttgTACAAATAAATAACGACGACGAAGAACAAGTACGAAGGTTTGCCCGTGCATGGATACTGAGATTCATTGGAGGTGTCTTGTTCATTGACAAAAGCAGTAACAAAGTTTCGCTAaggtaccttcaatttttacgtgactttgaagaatgtggcacatatgcatggggagctgccGTACTTGGTTTTCTATATATGTCCATCTTACtacaaatgtgggcatgggaacgatgtccaaccttggctccaaagaggactccttcCCAAGTAGAAAATACACCACTGGGGCACAG gtggctgcgacgtggaaaccaacatatcggcaatgatgatgtgagagtttttcgtcgcaagttggatattatgaaacgtcatgag tttgtgtgGAAGCCTTACACATCAACCGTTATATCATTGTTGTCTCCCGTTTGTTTTGTCGGAAGTCTCGCGTGGTAcgcggtggtgccactaatttgtttccaagttattgagtggcaccaaccggaAAGAGTATTGAGACAATTTGGGATGCAGCAACCAGTTCCAGAGTCTCCTTCACAACCCTTAAACATTCATGGCATAACATTAAAAGGGAAACATGACGAAAATTGGGGGCAATTGTTCGCCCCAATGATTCATCAATGGAATAATCGCCATGCATTTAGGGTCGACGCTTATCCCCGACAAGAAGGCCTATTGAGCTTTAACTCGGactacatggtctggtataggcgaaagacaaagatgtttgttgacccACAAAATGCAAAGACggctacattg GCTGAAGTTGCGGAGACATTACAATACATGGTgtctcctcaagggaggaatacatggacagttgatgatctcgtgccttatgtggaaaaaattacaattttatccgaagagcaagagagagtcACTGAGCCAGTGCCACATGGTCCTGCATTAGAGCGTCAATTTCCCGCACAACagtaa
- the LOC100809399 gene encoding ABC transporter B family member 15, translated as MGRDQKSVVAMVGQERKTNKKNGSLGFRSIFMHADGKDLFLMVLGTIGAVGEGLTTPLVLYISSRMMNNIGSSSNMDGNTFIHSINKNAVSWLYLAGASFAVCFLEGYCWTRTSERQAARMRCRYLKAVLRQDVEYFDLHVTSTSEIITSVSSDSLVIQDVLSEKVPNFLMNMSLFVGSYIAAFAMLWRLAIVGFPFVVLLVIPGLIYGKTLIGLSSKLREEYNQAGTVAEQTISSIRTVFSFVGESKTMNAFSNALQGTVKLGLKQGLAKGLAVGSNGVVFGIWSFMCYYGSRLVIYHGVKGGTVFAVGAAIAVGGLALGAGLSNVRYFSEAGAAAERIKEVIKRVPKIDSDNKEGEILENIYGEVEFDRVEFAYPSRPESAILKGLNLRVPAGKRVALVGESGSGKSTVIALLQRFYDPCGGEVRVDGVGIQKLQLKWLRSCMGLVSQEPALFATSIKDNILFGKEDATQDQVVEAAKAAHAHNFISLLPHGYHTQVGERGIQMSGGQKQRIAIARAIIKKPRILLLDEATSALDSESERLVQEALDNAAVGCTTIIIAHRLSTIQNADLIAVVGGGKIIEMGSHDELIKNDTGAYASAFRLQQQMGKDKVEESTEKTVIPGTVLSTTETQDMGLTSVGPTISGGCDDNMATAPSFWRLMALSYPEWKHGVFGCLNAMVFGAVQPVYAFTMGSTILLYFNSDHEEIMRRTRFYSFTFLGLFVVSLLSNIGQHYCFGYMGEYLTKRVRETVLAKILTFEVGWFDLDQNSTASICSRLAKDASVVRSLVGDRMALLVQTFSAVITAYTMGLIISWRLSIVMIAVQPIIIACFYTRRVLLKSMSNKSMKAQQQSSNIASEAVSNLRTVTAFSSQDRILKMLEEAQQRPSLENIRQSWFAGIGLGCSQGLASCIWALDFWYGGKLISYGYITTKTFFESFMVLVSTGRIIADAGSMTTDLARGADVVGDIFGIIDRCTKIEPDDPNGYIPERLIGEIEFHEVHFAYPARPNVAIFENFSMKIEAGKSTAMVGQSGSGKSTIIGLIERFYDPLKGMVTIDGMDIKSYNLKSLRKHIALVSQEPTLFGGTIRENIAYGRCESERVDESEIIEAARAANAHDFIASLKEGYETWCGDKGVQLSGGQKQRIAIARAILKNPKVLLLDEATSALDGPSEKVVQDTLMRVMRGRTGVVVAHRLSTIHNCDVIGVLEKGRVVEIGTHSSLLAKGSCGAYYSLVSLQTRHATTPNNTSCTKAGSTHSIN; from the exons ATGGGTAGGGATCAGAAAAGTGTGGTAGCTATGGTTGGCCAggagagaaaaacaaacaagaaaaatggGTCTCTTGGGTTTAGGTCCATTTTCATGCATGCCGATGGCAAAGATTTGTTTCTTATGGTTTTAGGTACTATTGGGGCAGTTGGGGAAGGCTTGACCACCCCTCTAGTGTTGTATATCAGTAGCCGCATGATGAATAACATTGGAAGTTCCTCTAACATGGATGGAAACACTTTCATCCATAGCATCAATAAG AATGCAGTGTCTTGGTTATATTTGGCTGGTGCCTCTTTTGCGGTTTGCTTCCTCG AGGGTTATTGTTGGACAAGAACAAGCGAAAGACAAGCGGCGAGAATGAGATGCAGGTATCTGAAAGCAGTACTCAGACAAGATGTAGAGTACTTCGATTTGCATGTCACGAGCACCTCAGAGATCATCACTAGCGTCTCCAGCGACAGCCTCGTAATTCAAGATGTTCTTAGTGAAAAG GTTCCGAATTTCTTGATGAACATGTCATTGTTCGTCGGGAGCTACATAGCGGCGTTTGCAATGTTGTGGAGGCTGGCCATTGTGGGGTTTCCTTTCGTCGTTCTTCTCGTGATCCCGGGTTTAATTTACGGCAAGACCTTGATTGGGTTGTCTAGTAAACTCAGAGAAGAGTACAACCAAGCTGGGACAGTGGCGGAACAAACAATTTCGTCCATCAGAACCGTTTTTTCATTTGTGGGGGAAAGCAAGACCATGAACGCTTTCTCAAACGCGCTTCAAGGAACGGTTAAGTTGGGTCTCAAACAAGGCTTGGCTAAGGGATTAGCCGTTGGAAGCAACGGCGTCGTTTTCGGCATTTGGTCCTTCATGTGCTACTACGGCAGCAGGCTCGTCATTTATCATGGCGTCAAAGGAGGGACAGTTTTTGCTGTCGGAGCAGCAATCGCCGTTGGTGGATT GGCATTAGGGGCGGGGTTATCCAACGTGAGGTACTTTTCGGAGGCGGGTGCGGCAGCGGAGCGTATAAAGGAAGTGATAAAGAGGGTTCCCAAGATAGATTCTGACAACAAGGAAGGGGAAATCCTGGAAAACATTTACGGGGAAGTGGAATTTGACCGAGTGGAATTCGCATACCCGTCGAGACCCGAAAGCGCGATTCTGAAGGGACTGAACCTGAGGGTGCCAGCAGGGAAGAGAGTGGCGTTGGTGGGAGAGAGTGGGTCAGGAAAATCTACGGTGATAGCTTTATTACAGAGATTTTATGACCCTTGTGGGGGAGAGGTGCGTGTGGATGGGGTGGGGATCCAGAAGCTGCAGCTGAAGTGGCTGAGGTCGTGTATGGGGCTGGTTAGCCAGGAACCTGCTCTGTTCGCGACCAGCATTAAAGACAACATACTTTTCGGCAAAGAGGATGCCACCCAGGACCAGGTGGTTGAGGCTGCAAAAGCTGCCCATGCTCATAATTTCATTTCGCTTCTGCCTCACGGTTACCATACACAG GTGGGAGAGAGGGGGATTCAGATGTCAGGGGGACAAAAACAGAGGATAGCAATTGCGAGGGCAATAATTAAGAAACCACGAATTCTCCTTCTGGACGAAGCAACAAGCGCGCTGGACTCAGAGTCAGAGAGACTCGTCCAAGAAGCGTTGGACAATGCAGCAGTGGGTTGCACCACCATCATCATAGCGCACCGCTTGTCCACCATCCAAAACGCGGACCTCATTGCCGTCGTCGGAGGCGGAAAAATCATCGAGATGGGCTCGCACGACGAGCTCATCAAAAACGACACCGGCGCTTACGCCTCCGCGTTTCGCCTCCAGCAACAAATGGGCAAagacaaggtagaggaaagcACGGAAAAAACCGTTATTCCAGGGACTGTTTTATCCACAACCGAAACCCAAGACATGGGACTTACTTCTGTAGGCCCCACAATATCCGGTGGTTGTGATGATAACATGGCGACAGCGCCATCATTTTGGAGACTGATGGCGCTGAGCTACCCCGAGTGGAAGCATGGCGTTTTTGGGTGTCTGAATGCCATGGTGTTCGGTGCCGTTCAGCCGGTGTACGCATTTACGATGGGTTCCACCATACTTTTGTATTTTAACTCTGATCATGAGGAGATAATGAGGAGGACGAGGTTCTACTCGTTTACCTTTCTGGGCCTCTTTGTGGTGTCTTTGCTTTCGAATATTGGGCAGCATTATTGCTTCGGTTACATGGGGGAATACTTGACCAAACGGGTCAGAGAGACCGTGCTTGCCAAAATCCTCACTTTCGAAGTTGGGTGGTTTGATTTGGATCAGAACTCCACTGCCTCCATCTGTTCCAGACTTGCCAAAGATGCTAGTGTG GTGAGGTCTCTAGTGGGAGATAGAATGGCATTGCTAGTACAAACATTTTCAGCGGTAATAACAGCCTATACGATGGGTCTTATCATTTCTTGGAGGCTTTCCATCGTTATGATAGCTGTACAACCCATCATCATAGCATGCTTTTACACAAGGCGTGTGCTTCTCAAGAGCATGTCCAACAAGTCCATGAAGGCACAACAACAAAGCAGTAACATAGCTTCCGAAGCAGTTTCCAACCTTAGAACTGTCACAGCCTTTTCTTCTCAAGATAGGATTCTCAAAATGCTTGAAGAGGCTCAACAACGACCAAGTCTAGAGAACATAAGACAATCTTGGTTTgctggaattgggcttggatgcTCCCAGGGCCTTGCGTCTTGCATTTGGGCCTTAGATTTTTGGTATGGTGGCAAGCTTATTTCATATGGGTACATAACAACAAAAACGTTTTTTGAGAGCTTCATGGTTTTGGTGAGCACGGGAAGGATCATTGCTGATGCTGGAAGCATGACCACGGATCTTGCTAGAGGTGCTGATGTTGTAGGTGATATTTTTGGGATCATTGATCGGTGTACGAAAATTGAGCCTGATGACCCAAATGGGTACATACCGGAGAGGTTAATTGGTGAAATAGAGTTTCATGAAGTGCATTTCGCGTACCCTGCTAGGCCTAATGTGGCCATCTTTGAAAATTTCTCCATGAAAATAGAGGCGGGAAAATCTACGGCAATGGTGGGACAAAGTGGGTCCGGGAAATCGACGATCATTGGTCTAATAGAGAGGTTTTATGATCCACTTAAAGGGATGGTGACAATAGATGGCATGGACATAAAATCGTATAACCTAAAGTCACTAAGGAAGCACATAGCACTAGTGAGCCAAGAGCCAACGTTGTTCGGTGGGACCATAAGGGAGAACATTGCATACGGAAGATGTGAGAGTGAGAGGGTTGATGAGAGCGAGATCATAGAGGCGGCACGAGCGGCGAACGCGCACGATTTCATAGCTAGCTTGAAGGAAGGGTATGAGACATGGTGTGGGGATAAAGGGGTGCAACTTTCAGGGGGTCAAAAGCAAAGGATAGCAATAGCGAGGGCAATACTGAAAAACCCTAAGGTGTTGTTGTTGGACGAGGCCACAAGCGCATTAGATGGTCCATCAGAGAAGGTGGTGCAAGATACGTTGATGAGGGTGATGAGAGGGAGGACCGGCGTAGTGGTGGCACACAGGTTGAGCACCATACACAATTGTGATGTTATTGGTGTGTTGGAAAAGGGGAGGGTGGTGGAGATTGGAACCCACTCGTCCTTGTTGGCCAAAGGGTCATGTGGAGCTTATTACTCCTTGGTCAGTCTTCAGACGAGACATGCAACAACACCAAATAACACTAGTTGTACTAAAGCTGGTAGTACCCACTCTATCAATTGA
- the LOC100801428 gene encoding uncharacterized protein, with product MDESEQYPKEYYPNDQTITRRVSSSSSTTSVHVTALDGLVNVNSLFTIAVFVGLSLTTPGQRSLENRSSCDAGVDVAKKLLVFEVVSFSFFLFSSLVAQGLKLALNLLNSKDADEAFRAHINLKALRLGMLGSAIGSVMGCLFLVLSMVNVIEIRLGMLSCGSKAAAHAVATMVVLVSSALVLYISTAIYAFTR from the exons ATGGACGA ATCGGAGCAATACCCGAAGGAGTATTACCCTAACGATCAAACAATCACCAGAAGAGTCTCCTCGTCCTCTTCGACGACCAGCGTCCACGTGACAGCCCTAGACGGCCTGGTGAACGTCAACTCCCTCTTCACAATCGCAGTGTTCGTGGGCCTCTCCCTGACCACCCCGGGCCAGCGCAGCCTCGAGAACCGCTCCTCCTGCGACGCCGGTGTCGACGTGGCCAAGAAGCTTCTCGTCTTCGAAGTCGTCTCCTTCAGCTTCTTCCTTTTCTCGTCGCTGGTGGCCCAGGGGCTGAAGCTGGCGCTGAACCTGCTCAACAGCAAGGACGCCGACGAGGCCTTCCGGGCCCACATCAACCTGAAAGCCCTAAGGCTCGGCATGCTGGGCTCCGCCATTGGCTCCGTCATGGGCTGCCTCTTCCTCGTCCTGTCCATGGTTAATGTCATCGAGATCCGATTGGGAATGCTGTCGTGCGGGAGCAAGGCCGCCGCGCACGCTGTGGCCACCATGGTCGTTTTGGTCTCCTCCGCTCTCGTGCTTTATATTTCCACTGCTATCTATGCTTTTACTCGCTGA